The Lysobacter sp. genome includes a window with the following:
- a CDS encoding GFA family protein: MMQSHGSCLCGDVRFDVTWPSRWVAHCHCTMCRRAHGSAFVTWFGMDNDRARIDDAAGSLRWYASSPGAERGFCTRCGSSLFFRSERWPGELHIALANLDGDADRAPMAHVFWETHVEWAGIDSEDGLPRKTAPESD, encoded by the coding sequence ATGATGCAATCCCACGGCAGCTGTCTCTGCGGCGATGTCCGCTTCGATGTTACATGGCCCAGTCGGTGGGTGGCGCACTGCCACTGCACGATGTGCCGGCGCGCGCACGGCTCGGCCTTCGTGACCTGGTTCGGCATGGACAACGATCGCGCACGCATCGACGACGCGGCCGGTTCGTTGCGCTGGTACGCGTCATCGCCGGGCGCCGAGCGCGGCTTCTGCACGCGCTGCGGCAGTTCTCTTTTCTTTCGCTCCGAGCGCTGGCCCGGCGAGCTTCACATCGCGCTGGCGAATCTGGATGGCGACGCCGACCGCGCGCCGATGGCGCACGTGTTCTGGGAGACGCATGTCGAGTGGGCGGGGATCGACTCGGAGGACGGTCTGCCGAGGAAAACCGCACCTGAATCCGATTGA
- the aceA gene encoding isocitrate lyase yields the protein MKTTLPTAEQLKLDWNNNPRWAGVTRPYSAEEVVRLRGTVPVEHSIAKIGSEKLWKSLQTEDFVNALGAMTGNQAMQQVKAGLKAIYLSGWQVAADANIAGEMYPDQSLYPANSVPQVVKRINNTLLRADQIQCAEGTGDIDFLQPIVADAEAGFGGVLNAFELMKAMIEAGAAGVHFEDQLASVKKCGHMGGKVLVPTREAVEKLVAARLAADVMGVPTLIVARTDAEAADLLTSDVDDNDRPFCTGERTVEGFYKTNNGLDQAISRGLAYAPYADLVWCETGKPDLEFARKFAEAIHAKFPGKLLAYNCSPSFNWKKNLDDATIAKFQKEIASYGYKFQFITLAGFHALNYSMFNLAYGYARRQMSAFVELQEAEFAAADRGFTAVKHQREVGTGYFDSVTQTIQGGKSSTVALKGSTEEEQFHEQPAAAA from the coding sequence ATGAAGACCACGCTCCCCACCGCCGAACAACTGAAGCTGGACTGGAACAACAACCCGCGTTGGGCCGGTGTGACCCGCCCGTACAGCGCCGAGGAAGTCGTGCGCCTGCGCGGCACGGTGCCGGTGGAACATTCGATCGCGAAGATCGGTTCGGAAAAACTCTGGAAGTCGCTGCAGACCGAAGACTTCGTCAATGCGCTCGGCGCGATGACCGGCAACCAGGCGATGCAGCAGGTCAAGGCCGGACTCAAGGCGATCTACCTCAGCGGCTGGCAGGTGGCGGCCGACGCCAACATCGCCGGCGAGATGTATCCCGACCAGTCGCTGTATCCCGCGAACTCGGTGCCGCAGGTGGTGAAGCGCATCAACAACACGCTGCTGCGCGCCGATCAGATCCAGTGCGCCGAAGGCACCGGCGATATCGATTTCCTGCAGCCGATCGTGGCCGATGCCGAAGCCGGTTTCGGCGGCGTTCTCAATGCGTTCGAGCTGATGAAGGCGATGATCGAAGCCGGCGCGGCCGGTGTGCACTTCGAAGACCAGCTCGCCAGCGTCAAGAAGTGCGGGCACATGGGCGGCAAGGTGCTGGTGCCGACCCGCGAAGCGGTGGAGAAACTGGTCGCCGCGCGTCTCGCCGCCGACGTGATGGGCGTGCCGACGCTGATCGTCGCGCGCACCGACGCCGAAGCCGCCGATCTGCTGACCAGCGATGTCGACGACAACGATCGCCCGTTCTGCACCGGCGAGCGCACCGTCGAAGGCTTCTACAAGACCAACAACGGTTTGGACCAGGCGATCAGCCGTGGTCTGGCCTATGCGCCGTACGCCGATCTGGTGTGGTGCGAAACCGGCAAGCCGGATCTGGAATTCGCGCGCAAGTTCGCCGAAGCCATCCACGCGAAGTTCCCGGGCAAGCTGCTGGCCTACAACTGTTCGCCGAGCTTCAACTGGAAGAAGAACCTCGACGACGCCACCATCGCGAAGTTCCAGAAGGAAATCGCCAGCTATGGCTACAAGTTCCAGTTCATCACCCTGGCCGGCTTCCATGCCCTGAACTACTCGATGTTCAATCTGGCCTACGGCTACGCGCGCCGCCAGATGAGCGCCTTCGTCGAGCTTCAGGAAGCTGAATTCGCGGCGGCCGATCGCGGCTTCACGGCGGTCAAGCATCAGCGCGAAGTGGGCACCGGTTATTTCGACAGCGTCACCCAGACCATCCAGGGCGGCAAGTCGTCGACGGTCGCGCTGAAGGGCTCGACCGAGGAAGAGCAGTTCCACGAGCAGCCGGCTGCAGCCGCCTGA
- a CDS encoding malate synthase A: MSAVLKPHAEAHEIQTGVEILGTATGQDALLTPAALAFLTRLHRRFEPQRQLRLAARQARQAEFDTGGLPAFRDDTRAIREGDWRVAPIPAALLDRRVEITGPVDPKMVINALNSGASCYMADFEDSTAPTWANLIQGQHAMRDAVAGTLEFDGDNGKQYRLKPEAERAVLLVRPRGWHLDEKHVVVDGVPMSGSLFDLGLFSFHNAGALTARDRGPYFYLPKLQCMEEAALWNAVLDEIEVQLNLPQGAMKVTVLIETLPAAFEMDEILHALRSRIVGLNCGRWDYIFSYIKTLRAHRDRVLPERGQVTMTQSFLKAYSELLIKTCHRRGAHAMGGMAAQIPNPRDPEANAAALARVEADKLREASAGHDGTWVAHPGLVELARGIFDARMPGPHQHDVRREDVNVTAEHLLRPSLGTITEAGFFGNVEVCVRYLAAWLDGNGCVPIHGMMEDAATAEISRAQLWQWLHFADDGREPLQLADGTPVDFALLERALIGLPSKLAADAAVIGAARIDDAIALLSELTHRDVLADFLTLPAYEQLRG; the protein is encoded by the coding sequence ATGTCCGCCGTCCTCAAGCCCCACGCTGAGGCCCATGAAATACAGACCGGTGTCGAGATCCTCGGCACCGCGACCGGGCAGGACGCCCTGCTCACGCCCGCCGCGCTGGCATTCCTGACGCGCCTTCATCGCCGCTTCGAGCCCCAGCGTCAGCTGCGATTGGCGGCACGACAGGCGCGACAGGCCGAATTCGATACCGGCGGGTTGCCGGCCTTCCGTGATGACACCCGGGCGATCCGTGAGGGCGACTGGCGGGTGGCGCCGATTCCGGCCGCGCTGCTCGACCGTCGGGTCGAGATCACCGGCCCGGTCGATCCGAAGATGGTCATCAACGCGCTGAACTCGGGCGCCAGCTGTTACATGGCCGACTTCGAGGACTCGACCGCGCCGACCTGGGCGAATCTGATCCAGGGCCAGCACGCGATGCGCGACGCGGTGGCGGGCACGCTCGAATTCGACGGTGACAACGGCAAGCAGTACCGCCTGAAGCCCGAAGCCGAGCGCGCGGTGTTGCTGGTGCGTCCGCGCGGCTGGCATCTCGACGAGAAGCACGTCGTCGTCGATGGCGTGCCGATGTCCGGCAGTCTGTTCGACCTCGGACTGTTCTCGTTCCACAACGCCGGTGCGCTGACCGCCAGGGATCGCGGCCCGTATTTCTATCTGCCGAAACTGCAGTGCATGGAAGAAGCCGCACTGTGGAACGCGGTGCTGGACGAGATCGAAGTGCAGCTCAACCTGCCGCAGGGCGCGATGAAGGTGACCGTGCTCATCGAAACGCTGCCGGCGGCGTTCGAGATGGACGAGATCCTGCATGCGCTGCGCAGCCGCATCGTCGGCCTGAACTGCGGACGCTGGGACTACATCTTTTCCTACATCAAGACCCTGCGCGCGCATCGCGACCGGGTGTTGCCCGAACGCGGGCAGGTGACGATGACCCAGTCGTTCCTCAAGGCGTATTCGGAACTGCTGATCAAGACCTGCCATCGCCGTGGCGCGCATGCGATGGGCGGGATGGCCGCGCAGATTCCCAACCCGCGCGATCCCGAAGCCAACGCCGCCGCATTGGCGCGCGTCGAGGCCGACAAACTGCGCGAAGCCTCTGCGGGCCACGACGGCACCTGGGTCGCGCATCCGGGGCTCGTCGAACTGGCGCGCGGCATCTTCGATGCGCGCATGCCCGGTCCGCACCAGCACGACGTGCGTCGCGAAGACGTGAATGTCACCGCCGAGCATCTGCTGCGGCCGTCGTTGGGCACGATCACCGAAGCCGGTTTCTTCGGCAATGTCGAAGTCTGCGTGCGCTATCTCGCGGCGTGGCTCGACGGCAACGGCTGCGTGCCGATCCACGGAATGATGGAAGACGCTGCCACCGCCGAGATTTCGCGCGCGCAGTTGTGGCAGTGGCTGCATTTCGCCGACGACGGCCGCGAGCCGCTGCAGCTGGCCGACGGCACGCCGGTGGATTTCGCGCTGCTGGAACGCGCGTTGATCGGGCTGCCTTCGAAGCTTGCGGCGGATGCTGCGGTGATCGGTGCGGCGCGGATCGATGATGCGATTGCGCTGTTGTCCGAGCTGACGCATCGGGATGTGCTTGCGGACTTCCTCACATTGCCGGCTTACGAACAGCTTCGGGGCTGA
- a CDS encoding LysR family transcriptional regulator — protein sequence MVDDTAPSPRFAYKADRLKPLRAFCQVARLGSVSRAAGALYVSQPAVTLQLQALERELGVKLFERVGRRLTPTREGDALYALARPLVEGIDHLPAAFREQISGLDAGELHVAAGSSTILYLLPKIVEAYRQKHPEVRLILHNVTGAGGLDLLRSDEVDLAVGSMLDVPGDLDYVPVYRFEPMLITPPDHPLAGKAELKLDDLSPYGLILPPQRLTTYRLVDLVFQQNRVPYTVALEVGGWEVIKQYVAMGLGISIVTAICLTDADRTRLAARSLAKYFPSRSYGVVVRKGKYLSQQARDFIELIQPQMLMPRGYDETGHSER from the coding sequence ATGGTCGACGACACCGCCCCCAGCCCCCGTTTCGCCTACAAGGCCGACCGCCTGAAGCCGCTGCGGGCGTTCTGTCAGGTCGCCCGCCTGGGTTCGGTCTCGCGCGCGGCGGGCGCGCTCTACGTCAGCCAGCCTGCAGTCACCCTGCAACTGCAGGCGCTGGAACGCGAGCTGGGGGTCAAGCTGTTCGAGCGCGTCGGCCGGCGACTCACCCCGACCCGCGAGGGCGACGCCCTGTACGCGCTGGCGCGACCGCTGGTGGAAGGCATCGACCACCTCCCCGCCGCCTTCCGCGAACAGATCAGCGGCCTGGATGCCGGCGAGCTGCACGTCGCCGCCGGCAGCTCCACCATCCTCTATCTGCTGCCGAAGATCGTGGAGGCGTACCGGCAGAAGCACCCCGAGGTGCGGCTGATCCTGCACAACGTTACCGGCGCCGGTGGTCTGGACCTGCTGCGCTCGGACGAAGTCGATCTGGCGGTGGGCTCGATGCTCGACGTGCCCGGCGACTTGGATTACGTCCCGGTCTACCGCTTCGAGCCGATGCTGATCACCCCGCCGGACCACCCACTGGCCGGCAAGGCCGAACTCAAGCTCGACGACCTCTCGCCCTACGGCCTGATCCTGCCGCCGCAGCGCCTCACCACGTATCGACTCGTCGACCTGGTGTTCCAGCAAAACAGAGTCCCCTACACCGTCGCCCTGGAAGTCGGCGGCTGGGAAGTCATCAAGCAATACGTCGCGATGGGCCTGGGCATCAGCATCGTCACCGCCATCTGCCTCACCGACGCCGACCGCACCCGCCTCGCCGCGCGATCGCTGGCGAAATATTTCCCGTCGCGGAGTTATGGCGTGGTGGTGCGGAAGGGGAAGTATCTTTCGCAGCAGGCCAGGGATTTCATCGAGTTGATTCAGCCGCAGATGCTGATGCCGCGGGGGTATGACGAGACGGGGCATTCGGAGAGGTGA